The following proteins are encoded in a genomic region of Candidatus Obscuribacterales bacterium:
- a CDS encoding TetR/AcrR family transcriptional regulator, producing MHVSHRHTPPELETQTRILNAAQRLFARRGYDGTTTRDLAQAAGVAEGTLFRHFENKKAILVEVATRGWVDILTDLLTELSEMGSYKAIAQVMRRRMLHMHENADILRVCFMEAQFHPDLRERIQTDVIEKMTDVAEAFFQTAMERGTYRPMNPRIVAQVFLGMFTVAGFSQDSVMKNGSSPAAMKEMAEGIADIFLNGVLAPSDAQ from the coding sequence ATGCATGTTTCCCATCGCCACACGCCTCCCGAACTAGAAACGCAGACTCGGATTCTGAATGCTGCTCAGCGGCTATTTGCCCGACGCGGCTACGATGGCACCACCACTCGCGATCTGGCCCAAGCGGCGGGGGTAGCAGAAGGCACCCTATTTCGCCATTTTGAAAACAAAAAAGCAATTTTAGTCGAAGTAGCCACTCGGGGCTGGGTCGATATTCTAACCGATCTACTCACCGAACTCAGCGAGATGGGCAGCTATAAAGCGATCGCCCAAGTGATGCGGCGGCGAATGCTGCACATGCATGAAAACGCCGATATTCTGCGGGTGTGCTTCATGGAAGCACAGTTTCACCCGGATTTGCGAGAGCGCATCCAAACCGACGTGATTGAAAAAATGACCGACGTTGCCGAGGCCTTTTTTCAAACTGCCATGGAACGCGGCACCTATCGCCCTATGAATCCTCGCATTGTGGCTCAGGTCTTCCTGGGGATGTTCACCGTTGCCGGGTTCAGTCAAGATAGCGTCATGAAAAATGGCTCGTCTCCCGCCGCCATGAAAGAAATGGCCGAGGGCATTGCCGATATTTTTCTCAATGGTGTTCTGGCTCCCAGCGATGCTCAGTAA